A window of the Loxodonta africana isolate mLoxAfr1 chromosome 3, mLoxAfr1.hap2, whole genome shotgun sequence genome harbors these coding sequences:
- the LOC100676180 gene encoding LOW QUALITY PROTEIN: 3-galactosyl-N-acetylglucosaminide 4-alpha-L-fucosyltransferase FUT3-like (The sequence of the model RefSeq protein was modified relative to this genomic sequence to represent the inferred CDS: inserted 2 bases in 1 codon) — protein sequence MVPIGWAKVQYPPCHCLFGLLFQLLLALCLFSHLRMAPGKPRTMETLAESANRACQLTPPSCPPLVILLCMWPFNVPVNLSQCSRLRPGTADCQPTASPREYRQADAVIVHHWDITSRPWAKLPPSPRPPGQRWVWSNLEPPSNLKNLKALDGYFNLTMSYRSDLDIFTPYSWLEPWPGQPAEAQAHLSAKTKLVAWVVSNWQPNLVGXGYYQQLQPHLKVDVYRRSHQQLPSANMMEVLAQYKFYLTFENSVHPDYIMEKLWKKALQAWAVPVVLGPSRKNYERFLLPDAFIHVDNFPSPQALAQHLRALDKDQASYLRYFCWQETLWPCFRSWALYCKACWRLQQDTRYQMVPSIASWFT from the exons ATGGTTCCCATCGGCTGGGCCAAGGTACAATATCCCCCGTGCCACTGTCTCTTTGGGCTGCTGTTCCAGCTGCTTTTGGCTCTATGCCTCTTCTCTCACCTGCGCATGGCTCCAGGCAAGCCCCggaccatggaaaccctggctgAATCTGCCAATAGGGCCTGCCAGTTGACCCCCCCCAGCTGCCCACCACTGGTCATCCTGCTGTGCATGTGGCCCTTCAATGTCCCTGTGAATCTGTCCCAGTGCTCCAGGCTGCGGCCCGGCACAGCCGACTGCCAGCCGACTGCCAGCCCGAGGGAGTACCGGCAGGCAGACGCGGTCATCGTGCATCACTGGGACATCACGTCCAGGCCTTGGGCGAAGCTCCCGCCCTCCCCACGGCCACCGGGCCAGCGCTGGGTCTGGTCCAACTTGGAGCCGCCCTCCAACCTCAAGAACCTGAAGGCACTAGACGGCTACTTCAATCTGACCATGTCCTACCGCAGCGACTTGGACATCTTCACACCCTACAGCTGGCTTGAGCCATGGCCTGGCCAGCCTGCCGAAGCGCAGGCCCACCTCTCAGCCAAGACCAAGCTGGTGGCCTGGGTGGTGTCCAACTGGCAACCAAACTTGGTCGG GGGGTACTACCAGCAGCTGCAGCCCCACCTGAAAGTGGACGTGTACAGGCGCTCCCACCAGCAGCTGCCCTCCGCCAACATGATGGAGGTGCTGGCCCAGTACAAATTCTACCTGACTTTTGAGAACTCCGTGCACCCGGATTACATCATGGAGAAACTGTGGAAGAAGGCACTCCAGGCCTGGGCAGTGCCGGtggtcctgggccccagcagaaaGAACTACGAGCGCTTCCTGCTACCCGATGCCTTCATCCACGTGGACAACTTCCCGAGCCCCCAGGCCCTGGCCCAGCACCTGCGGGCCCTGGACAAGGACCAGGCCAGCTACCTGAGATACTTCTGCTGGCAAGAGACACTGTGGCCCTGCTTCAGAAGTTGGGCCCTGTACTGCAAGGCCTGCTGGCGGCTGCAGCAGGACACCAGgtaccagatggtgcccagcataGCCTCTTGGTTCACATGA